One genomic region from Hirundo rustica isolate bHirRus1 chromosome 5, bHirRus1.pri.v3, whole genome shotgun sequence encodes:
- the MGST2 gene encoding LOW QUALITY PROTEIN: microsomal glutathione S-transferase 2 (The sequence of the model RefSeq protein was modified relative to this genomic sequence to represent the inferred CDS: deleted 1 base in 1 codon), whose amino-acid sequence MAGDLILLWLAAVSLLSAFQRCKKELWAARLRFGEISTGSETNVLSNLFCGQNCVEFYPIFLTVFPTILIFYFLELASFLGMLHMFAHYKYFHGYVPSVKGRLTGFYLSVLILICLITLAAAAAAGIVKSFLDEYLDFSIMEKSPSIALKCTEVDDQTTG is encoded by the exons ATGGCCGGTGATTTAATTTTGCTC tggctggcagctgtctctcttctttctgcctTCCAGCGATGTAAGAAGGAGCTGTGGGCTGCACGGCTGAGGTTTGGGGAGATTTCCACCGGTTCTGAA actAATGTTCTTTCAAATTTATTCTGTGGACAAAACTGTGTGGAGTTTTACCCAATATTCCTGACTG TTTTCCCCACCATattaatcttttatttcttagaATTAGCTTCCTTTCTGGGTATGTTGCACATGTTTGCCCACTACAAGTACTTCCATGGTTATGTCCCATCTGTGAAAGGAAG GTTAACAGGGTTTTATTTGAGTGTGCTGATTCTGATTTGCTTGATaaccctggctgcagctgctgcagctgggattGTCAAAAGCTTTCTGGATGAATACCTGGACTTCAGCATAATGGAGAAAAGTCCATCAATTGCtctgaag TGTACCGAGGTTGATGACCAGACCACAGGATAA